A region of the Candidatus Methylomirabilis oxygeniifera genome:
TGCTGGTCCTCTTCATGGGAGCCATCTGGTTTGCCCAGATGATCCGGGACGGACGAATCCAGATCGACCGGACACCGTTTACCGTCCTGATCCTCTCCTTCCTGGCGCTGATGCTCTTTCAGATGCTTCCGCTGCCCATGAACACGATCAAGCTGCTTTCACCTGCGGCGTACTCAGTCTACAGCGCTGCGGCGTCGGCCCTCAACCTCCAGGCAGAGTGGCGAACTGTCTCGCTCGATCCTATTGCCACCCGCGAGGAGCTGCTGAGGATTCTGACCTATGCCGTGCTGTTCTGGATCTTGCTCAACCGCTTTCGAGAGCGGGAGCAGGTCGAGAGGGTGATCGTCACCATCATCGGCGTCGGATTTTTCCTGGCGGTATTCGCGATCATTCACAAGTATTCGTCTAACGGCAAACTCTACTGGATCCGCGAAACTGCACAAGGCGGTGAACCGTTCGGTCCCTATGTCAACCGCAATCACTTCGCCGGCTATATGGAGATCGCCCTCCCATTGACCATCGGCTACATTCTGGCTCAGTCGCCGTTGCGCGCCGCTCGACTTGCCATGAGGGAACGTCTTCTCTTGTGGACATCCCAATCTACCAGCAAGTCGATACTCCTGCTGTTCGCCGCAATCTTTATGGGCGCGGCGCTGATCCTAACCGGTTCGCGCGGCGGTCTCGTCAGTTTCGCAGGCTCTATGGTTTTTTTCGTCATGATGGCGATCATGAAACGGACCGCGCGTTCGCAGGCGGTACGATTGGCGTTAGCTTGCTGCGGCCTCACCCTGATCGCCGCGATCTGGATCGGTGGAAACAGCGCATTCCTGTCGCTGGAGCGGCTCGAGAAGACGCTCCAGGAGCCGTCCACAGAAGAACGAGCCGTCCTCTGGCGGGATACCTGGCGCATGGCGAGCGATTACGCGCGTCTTGGCTCAGGGTTCAACACCTTCGAGGGGGTGTTCCCGGCATACAAGACATCTACCGCCCAGATGATCTTTCAGTATGCCCACAACGACTACCTGCAACTATTGGCTGAGGGCGGCATCGTGGCCTTCGGTCTTGTGATGTGGCTCATCGTCGTGTGGTATCGTAAGGTGACCGCCAGGTGGTTCACGCGGCACGATCCGTTTGCAGCGTACCTGACGTTAGCCGGGATGACCGCAGTGTGTGCCATGCTCATTCACAGCCTAACCGATTTCAACCTGCACATCCCGGCGAATGCCATCGCTATGGTCACCGTGCTGTCCATCACCCTCAACACAGCGCTTGTCGCCGCGTCAGGACAAAGCGTTACGCATCAGTCGGCGCACGACTCCGACAGTCCCATCCACCACCCCCTTTTCCCTTCTGCCGGGCGCTCTCCAGGCGCAGCGGATGTTCGGGGGGAGAATGGAACGAAGGATCATGCCAATAATGGAAGTCACGCCTATCTACATGCAGATACGCACGGACAGGCAGACGTTCATGAGCGTATCGATAAGACGGAAAGCGGCGGTATGCGTGAGGACAGAATCAACGGAATCATCGCCAGGCTGGCCCAGCCTGAGCCGCTTCCTGATCTTTCCGCCTTGTGTCCCGACCGACGGGAGCTGATCGGCATCCTCCTGGAGATTCGGAGGGGCTTGCGGTCCTCGTATTACGTCGAACTCCGTGCGACGGCTGAGCGCCAACATCTCGATGTTCGTCACCTAGTTCAGAAGGCTGAGACACTGCTCGTGTCGATACACCTCGCGTCACGGACGGACTATTACGCGATTCTTGAGGTGGACCAGAACGCCTCCGCCGAGACGGTTCATGAGAAATGGCTCGAAAAGATGCGGGTGTATCACCCCGATAATTATGAGGACCCGACGGGATGGATTGCCGAGCAGAGCTGGCGTCTTAATGAAGCGTATGCAGTCCTTAAGGATCCGGAGAAGCGACGAGAGTATGACACCAGACGAAAAGCGCGGATGAAAGGCGGACTTAGGGCAGCGGGGGCTACAGATCTCATCGCTCCCGATCACCGTCTCGATGCTGTCTCGGCGGTACACCTTCGCCAGAAATTGATACCGGCTATAATCATCGCAGCGATTGCCATCGCGAGCCTCATCGTCACGTTGCTGCTCTGGTCGTTATGATTCGTTGGGCTATCTGCCGAAACCAACCAGTAAAGCCTTACCACGGCCGGTTGGCCCTCATGGCGCCACAGAGGACTCCCACTTTGTAAGGCAGTCAAGGTGTAAGCGACAGGACGGAGTCACCGTGGGAAGTACGACGACTAGGATATGCTGACCCGCGTGTTCTGTAGGCGATCGAGCCGGCGAAGGAGCGCTGGGCCGATTATCGCCGCGGATCATGCTATCCTGCGCGATCTGGTCAACGCCACTGTCGGGTCTGAAGAATTGGCCGCCGAGCTGTATCCCCACACGGTCTGCGACGCATGGCTAGGGTATGGGCTGCGCATGATACGCAAGCGATGGTCGGGCCAGTAGCGTACCATACCGCGCGGGTTTGGCGCCTGGACCCACTGCGCGACCCAATATCAGGTTATGCGGCAAGGCGGAACTTGACAGAGGGGGCTCAGCGATGGATAGTGAGCCAGAATTTGCGGTTTTCGGTAAGCAGGTGTGGACGTGCTATCTGGCTGTCCATATACCTGTTAGTTGGAGAGTAGTCACCAATGGAAGCAACAACTTTTTTGAACGCTGCTGATATGGCGCAGACACGTACTCCCATGGAGTTCGTGGCCTACGTGGAGCAAAAGAGCGATGAACTGAGCTCGACTGTGGAGGCAAAAGCTTTTGCGAGATCTGGAGCCCCGCTCGCAAAGAAATTCTTCGATGAGCTGTGGCCGCTTGCCCGGTTCGTCGACCGCGAATACAGCGGGCGTAATGACGTTTTTATTCGACCACATCTCGGCAATGAGAACTTCGACGCCCACGTAACAGTGGGGAACGACCGTATCCGACAGGATATTGTTCTTGAAGTCACCTACGCAAAAGATGGTTACGACTTATCGCTTCGAATGGAAGTGGGGGCGAGTGAAAGACTCGTATTTCTATCTGGCCCTGTGACGGTTTCTGGACGCAAGGGTTCGCCTAACCGCCGTGTCAAGGTCATGCCGCTTTGTGAAGATGTTGATGATCGTGTCAAAAAGTATTTCCCCCTTGTTGAAGAGAGGCTTCGAGCCAAGTCGGGGAAACAATATGGAAACAAACATATACTTGTTGTAGCCGTAGACGACTATCTTGCGCTAGCCCAAGACTCGTATTGGCCGCACTTCAGAGTATTTGTGACTGAACTGCTACCGAAGCTTGCACTAGACTTCCCGCGCATAGTATTCGTTGGCATAGCGGGAAGGTTTTTCCTTTCTGTGAATCGCTAAACTGGAGATCGGTGAAGACGGTGACCGGCCGGCATCAACCGAGCTACTTCTCGCGAGTGTTGGTTCGTGAGCGGTTCACGCACACGGCGTTATTCGGCTACTATCTGGCCGACCTCTTCGAGGTGCTCGTCTCTCGGAAGTTGCTCATCAAATGGATGGGCGGAGTCCGGCCGGCGCACAGGGCATCCTGCTCACGTGGCTGGCGGGCCTGCTGATGCCTAGCGGGCCGTATGTCATCTTCCCTGTGGGGACGCCTCGCTCTTCGAAGAAAGGATAGGGGCAGCCATGAACATCTGTTGAGGCGTCTGAGTGCGGGATCCGCCTACTTTGGTGAAGGTGGGATGAACAGAACCGTATACCCCTCTGGGATCGGCGACTACATCATCGTTCACGAACTCCTGCATTTCTCCGTCCCGAATCATGGCAAGCTTTGGAGAAGCCTCATGCGGGCGCATCTGGGGAACTACGAGAAGCAGGAAGAAGCATTAAGCAAGGTAGCGCATAACGTGCGCTTGGAGCGAACCGTATTGATAAGAAAGATTTGCAGAAATGATACTTAACGCGCCCCTGCCTGCCCTGTGAGCAGGGCTGTATAGCCCTCGCGGAAGGTCGGATAGTGGAAGGTGTAGCCGGAGGTGACGAGCTTGGCGTTGCGACAACGCTTGTTGGCGGGATGCCGGGCCGTACGAGTCTTCGAAGATTCACCAGGCCGAGTCGGCGACACGCCCAACGCGTCAGCCAGCCAATCAAGGAGAACGGCCAGAGTGGTCGGCTCATGATCGACTCCAACGTAGACGGGGTCCGGGCGCGGGAGCGTCATCAGATGGCGCAGGGCCCCCGCGGCATCATCCCGGTGAATACGGTTGAAATAGACGGGCGACTCATTATCCCATGCGATCTCACCTCGACGCACCTGTTCGATCAGCGAGGCGCGACCTGGACCGTAGAGACCGCCCAAGCGTAATACGGTAGCGGGAAATGGACCATCCAGCAGCAGCCGCTCGCCTTCGAGGAGACGAATTCCACCAAACTCCCTGGGTTCGGTAGGGGAAGTCTCATCCACCCAGGCGCCGGACGACTCCCCATATACCCCCGTACTCGATGTCAGGAAG
Encoded here:
- a CDS encoding membrane protein of unknown function (Evidence 5 : No homology to any previously reported sequences), whose protein sequence is MYQQGNVRLVPWSDRLLSWTLTLLLLFTPLAFGTVEVWSIAVAELLVLFMGAIWFAQMIRDGRIQIDRTPFTVLILSFLALMLFQMLPLPMNTIKLLSPAAYSVYSAAASALNLQAEWRTVSLDPIATREELLRILTYAVLFWILLNRFREREQVERVIVTIIGVGFFLAVFAIIHKYSSNGKLYWIRETAQGGEPFGPYVNRNHFAGYMEIALPLTIGYILAQSPLRAARLAMRERLLLWTSQSTSKSILLLFAAIFMGAALILTGSRGGLVSFAGSMVFFVMMAIMKRTARSQAVRLALACCGLTLIAAIWIGGNSAFLSLERLEKTLQEPSTEERAVLWRDTWRMASDYARLGSGFNTFEGVFPAYKTSTAQMIFQYAHNDYLQLLAEGGIVAFGLVMWLIVVWYRKVTARWFTRHDPFAAYLTLAGMTAVCAMLIHSLTDFNLHIPANAIAMVTVLSITLNTALVAASGQSVTHQSAHDSDSPIHHPLFPSAGRSPGAADVRGENGTKDHANNGSHAYLHADTHGQADVHERIDKTESGGMREDRINGIIARLAQPEPLPDLSALCPDRRELIGILLEIRRGLRSSYYVELRATAERQHLDVRHLVQKAETLLVSIHLASRTDYYAILEVDQNASAETVHEKWLEKMRVYHPDNYEDPTGWIAEQSWRLNEAYAVLKDPEKRREYDTRRKARMKGGLRAAGATDLIAPDHRLDAVSAVHLRQKLIPAIIIAAIAIASLIVTLLLWSL
- a CDS encoding protein of unknown function (Evidence 5 : No homology to any previously reported sequences), whose protein sequence is MLTRVFCRRSSRRRSAGPIIAADHAILRDLVNATVGSEELAAELYPHTVCDAWLGYGLRMIRKRWSGQ
- a CDS encoding protein of unknown function (Evidence 5 : No homology to any previously reported sequences), giving the protein MAPGPTARPNIRLCGKAELDRGGSAMDSEPEFAVFGKQVWTCYLAVHIPVSWRVVTNGSNNFFERC
- a CDS encoding protein of unknown function (Evidence 5 : No homology to any previously reported sequences) codes for the protein MEATTFLNAADMAQTRTPMEFVAYVEQKSDELSSTVEAKAFARSGAPLAKKFFDELWPLARFVDREYSGRNDVFIRPHLGNENFDAHVTVGNDRIRQDIVLEVTYAKDGYDLSLRMEVGASERLVFLSGPVTVSGRKGSPNRRVKVMPLCEDVDDRVKKYFPLVEERLRAKSGKQYGNKHILVVAVDDYLALAQDSYWPHFRVFVTELLPKLALDFPRIVFVGIAGRFFLSVNR
- a CDS encoding protein of unknown function (Evidence 5 : No homology to any previously reported sequences) translates to MKTVTGRHQPSYFSRVLVRERFTHTALFGYYLADLFEVLVSRKLLIKWMGGVRPAHRASCSRGWRAC
- a CDS encoding protein of unknown function (Evidence 5 : No homology to any previously reported sequences) produces the protein MRRLSAGSAYFGEGGMNRTVYPSGIGDYIIVHELLHFSVPNHGKLWRSLMRAHLGNYEKQEEALSKVAHNVRLERTVLIRKICRNDT
- a CDS encoding NAD-dependent epimerase/dehydratase is translated as MANILIAGCGYIGTALGSLLAAEGQTVWGLRRDPATLPSEIRPWAADLTSPDTLQTLPPAIDWVVYSAAPDTHDDTAYRSVYVDGLNNLLHALTVQQAHPRRVFLTSSTGVYGESSGAWVDETSPTEPREFGGIRLLEGERLLLDGPFPATVLRLGGLYGPGRASLIEQVRRGEIAWDNESPVYFNRIHRDDAAGALRHLMTLPRPDPVYVGVDHEPTTLAVLLDWLADALGVSPTRPGESSKTRTARHPANKRCRNAKLVTSGYTFHYPTFREGYTALLTGQAGAR